The following coding sequences lie in one Candidatus Nitrospira allomarina genomic window:
- a CDS encoding mechanosensitive ion channel family protein has product MEQILDSPGDIFIRYGLSTFFLLLIIIIVRMGIHHSLFRSTELSVETRRRWAVNLRNGLLLLFILGMIFIWAPQLQTFAVSVFAVAVAFVLATKEIIDCLSGSGLRVLTKAYSLGDRIEIGGIRGNVVDHNALTTTVLEIGPGQTSHQYTGRAMVIPNSFIFDHPLTNETYTKKYRLHIVTVPLSTDDDWKTAERLLLQAGEEEAAPYIEEARTYLKKLEGKLWLDSPSVEPRVTIQLPEPGRINLLLRVPCPTQYPSRLEQAILRKFLAEFSFAPRLVIQESHSSH; this is encoded by the coding sequence GTGGAACAAATCCTAGATTCACCCGGTGACATATTTATCCGGTACGGCCTGAGTACGTTCTTTCTCTTGTTAATCATTATCATCGTCAGGATGGGGATTCACCACAGTCTCTTTCGGTCAACGGAGCTTTCCGTGGAAACACGGAGACGGTGGGCGGTCAACCTCAGAAATGGCCTGCTTCTTCTGTTTATCCTCGGGATGATTTTCATTTGGGCCCCGCAACTCCAAACCTTTGCCGTCTCCGTCTTTGCCGTCGCCGTGGCCTTCGTCCTGGCCACCAAGGAAATCATTGACTGTTTGAGCGGCTCAGGACTCCGGGTGTTGACCAAAGCCTATTCCTTGGGTGATCGGATCGAAATCGGAGGGATTCGCGGAAACGTGGTCGACCACAATGCCCTGACCACCACAGTGTTGGAAATCGGCCCTGGGCAAACCTCTCACCAATATACCGGCCGGGCCATGGTCATCCCCAACAGCTTTATTTTCGATCACCCCTTAACCAATGAAACCTATACCAAAAAATACCGCCTTCATATTGTGACGGTCCCGCTGAGTACCGATGATGACTGGAAAACTGCCGAACGTCTGCTGCTGCAGGCCGGCGAGGAAGAAGCCGCGCCGTATATCGAAGAAGCCAGAACCTATCTTAAAAAACTCGAAGGCAAGTTGTGGTTGGACTCCCCCTCCGTGGAACCACGGGTCACGATTCAGTTGCCGGAACCCGGCCGCATTAATTTATTACTCCGCGTGCCCTGCCCGACTCAATATCCCTCACGCCTGGAACAAGCGATCCTTCGAAAATTTCTTGCTGAATTTTCCTTTGCTCCTCGCCTGGTTATACAGGAATCTCATTCTTCTCATTAA
- a CDS encoding Crp/Fnr family transcriptional regulator: MAPKRRTSFNSIAFLTQVGEGKTILSCRKNQVLFSQGERAEAVFYILQGQVTLTVVSKRGKEAVVAILEPATFFGEACLTGQVLRLEAATTVGVAKIVRIGKTAMIKILHDQPTFSELFLTHLLARNIRIQEDLVDQLFNSSEKRLARVLLLMAHFGKESKPEAVIAKLSQETLAEMIGTTRSRVSYFMNKFRKLGFIEYNSKADKELHVHSSLLNVVLHD, encoded by the coding sequence ATGGCACCTAAACGACGAACCTCATTCAATTCAATCGCATTTTTGACGCAAGTCGGGGAGGGTAAAACCATCCTGTCGTGCCGAAAAAACCAGGTTCTTTTTTCACAAGGTGAGAGGGCTGAGGCCGTTTTTTATATTCTGCAGGGCCAGGTCACGCTTACGGTAGTCTCCAAACGCGGAAAGGAGGCCGTTGTGGCGATTCTGGAGCCAGCGACCTTTTTTGGGGAAGCCTGCCTCACCGGCCAGGTATTGCGTCTGGAGGCCGCGACCACGGTCGGTGTGGCCAAAATCGTTCGCATTGGCAAAACCGCCATGATCAAAATACTTCATGACCAACCCACTTTCTCTGAACTATTCCTCACGCATCTCCTGGCACGCAATATTCGCATCCAAGAGGATTTAGTCGATCAACTCTTCAATTCCAGCGAGAAGCGGCTGGCGCGTGTGCTGCTCCTCATGGCCCATTTTGGAAAAGAAAGCAAGCCGGAGGCCGTCATTGCGAAATTGAGTCAGGAAACGCTGGCGGAAATGATCGGCACCACGCGCTCTCGCGTCAGTTACTTTATGAATAAGTTTCGCAAACTGGGCTTCATTGAATACAACAGCAAAGCGGACAAGGAATTGCACGTGCACAGTTCCCTCCTGAATGTCGTCCTTCACGACTAG
- a CDS encoding alpha-1,4-glucan--maltose-1-phosphate maltosyltransferase: MSNIPKTLQTLIIEHVEPELDGGRYPVKRIVGENLDVTADVFKEGHDTIGAVLRYKLLGQKEWSETPMHHVDNDRWAGSFPLAENTRYLYSVGAYVRSFETWKIELTKKHGVLPDLSSELLEGEVQVKEALNRAKGPDKSELKLWLEKWKSASDQEARIAIALDPIVATLVDRHEQRAAWSTYEKELEVIVDRERARYGAWYEIFPRSEGTVPGKGGTFKDCEQRLPAIRDMGFDVLYLTPIHPIGETNRKGRNNSLKAKPGDPGSPWAIGSRHGGHDAVEPALGTMDDFDHFQQAVRNHGMEVAIDFAINATPDHPYVTQHPNWFKQRPDGTIKYAENPPKKYEDIYGFDFYTEAWQDIWQEMKRVLRFWIEHGVKIFRVDNPHTKPVIFWEWLIREIQLEHPDVLFLAEAFTRPKMMRVLAKAGYTQSYTYFTWRNSKGEMTEYLTELTRTQMQEYFRPNFFANTPDILPEILQQGGRPAFKFRLVLAATLSPTYGIYNSYELCENKAIPGTEEYQDSEKYEIRHWDWDRPGNIRDYITRINQIRRDHPSLHTFTNLQFYQSDNDHILFYGKMNADKTDILLFAINMDPYTIHEARLRIPIDECGIGEQDTYQLHELIQDYRHQVVGGDYTIRLDPHDEPAAIFALRRRTRRESDFDYFM, encoded by the coding sequence ATGTCTAATATTCCCAAAACGTTACAAACCCTGATCATTGAACATGTCGAGCCTGAACTGGATGGGGGGCGCTATCCGGTCAAACGGATCGTCGGGGAGAACCTGGACGTCACAGCCGACGTGTTCAAGGAAGGACACGACACCATAGGGGCCGTCCTTCGGTACAAATTGCTGGGACAGAAGGAATGGTCGGAAACCCCCATGCATCATGTCGATAATGACCGGTGGGCTGGATCATTTCCCCTCGCAGAAAATACCCGATATCTCTATTCCGTGGGAGCCTATGTCAGGAGTTTTGAAACCTGGAAAATTGAACTGACCAAGAAACATGGGGTGCTTCCGGACCTTTCCAGTGAATTATTGGAGGGAGAAGTGCAAGTCAAAGAGGCGCTGAACAGGGCGAAAGGTCCCGATAAGTCCGAGCTGAAACTCTGGTTGGAAAAGTGGAAGTCCGCTTCCGACCAGGAAGCCCGGATCGCCATCGCCCTGGATCCGATTGTGGCCACACTCGTCGACCGACACGAACAACGGGCTGCCTGGTCCACCTATGAGAAGGAATTGGAAGTGATTGTCGACCGAGAGCGTGCCCGGTATGGCGCCTGGTATGAAATCTTTCCCCGGTCAGAAGGAACCGTGCCGGGAAAAGGGGGAACATTTAAAGATTGTGAACAACGCCTTCCGGCCATCCGGGATATGGGATTCGATGTCCTCTATCTCACCCCTATTCATCCCATCGGAGAGACCAACCGGAAAGGCCGCAACAACAGTTTGAAGGCCAAGCCGGGCGATCCGGGCAGTCCCTGGGCCATCGGAAGTCGACATGGAGGACATGATGCGGTCGAACCGGCTCTGGGCACCATGGACGATTTTGACCATTTTCAACAAGCCGTCAGAAATCACGGAATGGAAGTCGCCATAGATTTCGCCATCAATGCCACCCCGGATCATCCCTACGTGACACAACATCCTAACTGGTTTAAGCAACGCCCGGACGGGACGATCAAATACGCCGAGAACCCTCCTAAAAAATATGAGGACATTTATGGATTTGATTTCTATACCGAAGCCTGGCAGGACATCTGGCAGGAAATGAAGCGGGTCCTCCGCTTTTGGATCGAGCATGGAGTCAAAATTTTTCGAGTGGATAATCCCCACACCAAACCCGTGATCTTTTGGGAATGGCTTATTCGGGAAATCCAGTTGGAGCACCCGGATGTCCTGTTTCTGGCAGAAGCCTTTACCCGGCCTAAAATGATGCGGGTTTTGGCGAAAGCCGGGTATACCCAGTCCTACACGTATTTTACGTGGCGAAATTCAAAAGGAGAAATGACCGAATATCTGACCGAATTAACCCGGACCCAAATGCAGGAGTATTTCCGGCCGAACTTTTTCGCCAATACGCCGGACATCCTGCCGGAAATTCTCCAACAGGGAGGTCGGCCGGCCTTTAAATTCCGGCTCGTGCTGGCCGCCACGCTCTCCCCGACCTATGGGATCTATAATAGCTATGAACTGTGCGAAAATAAGGCAATTCCCGGAACCGAGGAATATCAGGATTCGGAAAAATATGAAATCCGGCATTGGGATTGGGATCGTCCCGGAAACATCCGTGACTATATCACCCGCATCAACCAGATCCGCCGGGATCACCCTTCCTTGCACACCTTCACCAATCTGCAATTTTACCAATCCGACAACGACCACATTCTTTTCTATGGGAAAATGAATGCCGACAAGACTGACATTCTTCTGTTCGCGATCAATATGGATCCCTATACCATCCATGAGGCTCGCCTGCGAATTCCGATCGATGAATGCGGCATTGGTGAACAGGACACTTATCAACTGCATGAACTCATTCAAGATTATCGCCATCAAGTCGTGGGAGGTGACTACACCATTCGATTGGATCCTCACGACGAACCGGCGGCTATTTTCGCACTCCGGCGCCGTACTCGTCGTGAAAGCGATTTTGACTATTTCATGTAA
- a CDS encoding DUF1499 domain-containing protein produces MALIFLATMAHGRTERELTMKDHRLNPCPDSPNCVFTFSESEKHAIAPYRFKKTLNEAKGAVKQVFSELSRTELVQEGEIFLHYEVRSFLFRFVDDVEILFDDAAKTIHFRSASRVGYSDFGVNRERMEKVRSLLEGRL; encoded by the coding sequence ATGGCTCTGATATTCTTGGCCACGATGGCCCATGGAAGGACAGAAAGGGAACTGACGATGAAAGATCATCGCCTCAACCCGTGCCCCGATAGTCCCAATTGCGTCTTCACGTTTAGTGAGTCGGAAAAACATGCAATCGCCCCCTATCGATTCAAGAAAACATTGAATGAGGCCAAAGGGGCTGTGAAACAGGTGTTCAGTGAATTGAGTCGCACGGAGTTGGTTCAGGAAGGGGAGATCTTCCTTCATTACGAAGTCAGAAGTTTCCTGTTTCGCTTTGTTGATGATGTCGAGATTCTGTTTGATGACGCGGCAAAGACCATTCATTTCCGATCGGCATCACGGGTAGGGTATTCCGATTTTGGTGTCAACCGGGAGCGAATGGAGAAAGTTCGAAGTCTGCTGGAGGGACGCCTTTAG
- a CDS encoding Crp/Fnr family transcriptional regulator: MEGKSESQFNSQVFLKKVGSGKTNLRSSQKQVIFSQGEKAEAVFFIQSGQVKLTVVSKEGKEAVVAILESGAFLGEGCLAGQLVYMATATALEESTLVRVDKQVMIRLLHDEPAFSKMFMAHLLSRNIRIQEDLVDQLFNSAEKRLARILLLMAHFGKEGKPEAVIAKINQETLAEMIGTTRSRVSFFLNKFRKLGFIDYNGGMHVHSSLLNVVLHD; this comes from the coding sequence ATGGAAGGCAAGTCGGAATCGCAGTTTAATTCTCAAGTGTTCCTCAAAAAAGTCGGAAGCGGTAAAACGAATTTGAGGTCTTCCCAGAAGCAGGTTATCTTTTCGCAAGGAGAGAAGGCAGAGGCCGTATTTTTTATTCAGTCGGGCCAGGTCAAGCTGACCGTGGTTTCGAAGGAGGGGAAAGAAGCCGTCGTTGCCATACTGGAGTCGGGGGCTTTTTTGGGGGAGGGCTGTCTCGCCGGACAGCTGGTGTATATGGCTACGGCGACCGCCCTGGAAGAATCCACTCTCGTCCGTGTTGACAAACAGGTGATGATCCGATTGCTTCACGACGAACCCGCTTTCTCCAAAATGTTCATGGCTCATCTCTTGTCCCGCAACATCCGCATTCAGGAGGATTTGGTCGATCAGCTCTTTAATTCGGCTGAGAAGCGGCTGGCGCGCATATTGCTGCTGATGGCCCATTTTGGGAAAGAAGGCAAGCCGGAGGCGGTCATTGCGAAAATCAATCAGGAAACGCTCGCCGAAATGATCGGTACCACGCGATCTCGCGTCAGTTTTTTTCTTAATAAGTTTCGCAAACTGGGCTTCATTGATTACAACGGCGGAATGCACGTGCATAGCTCCCTCCTCAATGTCGTTCTCCACGACTAA
- a CDS encoding sigma-54 interaction domain-containing protein, with protein sequence MMDRRVSRLVQNSFQLGSHEENSQLREPQSPENVDLQETIKGRHAFGEMVGVSRDFKQALALGEAVAPTGVSVLILGETGTGKELFARYIHELSPRRHKPFVIVNCASLLSELVENEVFGHKRGAFTGAEQCWQGKFELADGGTLFLDEIGEMPLQAQANLLFLLQDGIVNRVGSSQSGWVDVRIIAATNKDLTKAKAKGRFRSDLYHRLYVFPITTPPLRHRRKDIPLLARFFMKKYSIQFSRQCEDIDPESLEQLVQHSWPGNSRELENVIECAMILSQTPLLNIDGTSLNIFH encoded by the coding sequence ATGATGGATCGCAGAGTCTCCCGTTTAGTGCAGAACTCATTCCAATTAGGGTCCCATGAGGAGAACAGCCAACTTCGCGAACCTCAATCGCCGGAAAACGTAGATCTCCAGGAGACAATCAAAGGCCGTCATGCTTTTGGCGAAATGGTGGGTGTCAGTCGAGATTTCAAGCAGGCTTTGGCGCTGGGAGAAGCCGTCGCACCCACCGGGGTCAGCGTGTTAATACTGGGAGAGACCGGAACCGGCAAGGAGCTGTTCGCTCGATACATTCACGAACTGAGCCCCCGTCGACATAAGCCGTTCGTCATCGTCAATTGCGCCTCGCTCCTATCGGAATTAGTAGAGAACGAGGTGTTTGGTCACAAGAGGGGAGCGTTTACAGGGGCCGAACAATGCTGGCAAGGAAAGTTTGAACTGGCAGATGGAGGAACCCTCTTTCTGGACGAAATCGGGGAAATGCCCCTTCAAGCGCAAGCCAATTTGTTGTTCCTCCTGCAGGATGGGATAGTCAATCGTGTCGGTAGTTCCCAATCGGGATGGGTTGATGTGCGAATCATCGCTGCCACGAATAAGGATTTGACCAAGGCGAAAGCGAAAGGTCGGTTTCGGTCGGATCTGTACCATCGACTTTACGTCTTTCCCATTACCACGCCTCCGCTTCGCCATCGTCGAAAAGATATCCCACTGTTGGCTCGTTTTTTTATGAAAAAATATTCCATACAATTCAGTCGCCAGTGCGAGGACATTGACCCCGAATCGCTGGAGCAGTTGGTTCAGCATTCCTGGCCGGGAAACAGCCGTGAGCTTGAGAACGTGATTGAATGTGCCATGATTCTTTCACAAACACCGCTATTGAATATTGACGGAACGTCGCTGAATATTTTTCATTGA
- a CDS encoding response regulator, with amino-acid sequence MIRKHILVVDDNVSIRDYLKIRLEYSGHTVDLAENGREGLVMLGQADYDLVLLDYKMPGITGLTVLQHMQERYPSIPVVMLTGHTECHLEAQAIAAGARACLYKPFNWVELEGVLRCSVGAAS; translated from the coding sequence ATGATTAGAAAACACATTCTCGTGGTCGACGACAACGTTTCCATTCGGGATTATCTGAAAATTCGCCTGGAATATTCCGGGCACACCGTAGACCTTGCTGAAAATGGCCGGGAAGGGTTGGTGATGCTCGGACAGGCGGACTATGACCTGGTCCTCCTTGATTATAAGATGCCTGGGATCACGGGGTTGACGGTCCTACAGCATATGCAGGAGCGGTACCCGTCCATACCGGTCGTGATGCTCACTGGCCATACTGAATGCCACCTGGAGGCCCAGGCAATTGCGGCAGGGGCGCGGGCCTGTCTGTATAAACCCTTTAATTGGGTAGAGTTGGAAGGCGTCCTTCGTTGCTCGGTCGGCGCGGCTTCTTAA
- the treS gene encoding maltose alpha-D-glucosyltransferase produces MIVDILENDPLWYKDAIIYELHVRAFCDSNADGIGDFKGLTQKLDYLQDLGVTAIWLLPFCSSPLRDDGYDISDYTNIHPHYGTRRDFQAFVREAHRRGLRVITELVVNHTSDQHPWFQRARKAPPGSKWRNWYVWSETPDLYSDTRIIFKDTEHSNWAWDPVAKAYYWHRFFSHQPDLNYDNPEVQKAIFEVLDFWLDLGVDGLRLDAVPYLFEREGTNCENLPETHAFLKTLRTHVDKKFKNRFFLAEANQWPEDAAAYFGKGDECHMNFHFPLMPRLFMSMQMEDRFPIIDILDQTPAIPESCQWGLFLRNHDELTLEMVTDEERDYMYRVFAHDKQARINLGIRRRLTPLLGNDRKKIELMYSLLFSMPGTPVIYYGEEIGMGDNFYLGDRNGVRTPMQWSADRNAGFSYGNPQKLYLPIIIDPEYHYEAVNVELQQNNAQSPLWWMKRIVSLRKRYKVFGRGSIEFLHPSNRKVLVFLRRYQDETILVAVNLSRHAQWVELDLAEFKGRRPMTLFGRSKFPAIGDLPYLLTLSGHAFYWFALDPVESKQLEAQGKADHGLPTITISKDWDNLIQKREKAKLENALPQYLQGRRWFGGKARTMQFVEITETIPLPQEDPLAVLALIRVEYTEGEPEIYLLPLQYLPADRMAPLVDSPAAIARVRVKMKDGEQEGLLIDAMWDREFQKMLLDSISRNRRFNGPAGDLATQATKIFRRQLQKEVPTLEPNLLKGEQSNSSVLFGHDFILKLYRRAEVGVNPDFEIGRFLTNKGFPHIAPLAGAIEYQRDNGDLLTFGILQKFIQNEGDAWKYTLDELSRYLEEALTHPTAITTSSIPQKSLMALVDEEIPTGAREWIGPYLEEARLLGLRTGELHAALASDFEDPEFKPEPFTDFYRRGLYQSMLGTVNMNFPLLRTQVKGLQDPVQSIAKNVLEGEGRLRKRLLTIRDRKLTCTRIRCHGDYHLGQVLYTGKDFIIIDFEGEPARPLNVRRLKESPLRDVAGMLRSFHYAAHASSIGLVEGVRPEDFSLLEPWARYWQIWVSVSYLKAYLSIKEVRDILPPSSDDIQILLNGYLLQKAIYELGYELNNRPHWVRIPLDGILQILEVD; encoded by the coding sequence ATGATTGTCGACATACTCGAGAATGATCCACTCTGGTACAAGGACGCCATTATTTATGAACTCCATGTTCGGGCGTTTTGCGACAGTAACGCCGATGGCATCGGGGATTTTAAAGGGCTTACCCAAAAACTCGATTATCTCCAGGATCTGGGTGTGACCGCGATCTGGCTCCTGCCTTTTTGTTCATCTCCTCTCCGGGACGATGGCTATGACATTTCCGACTACACCAACATTCATCCACATTATGGAACCAGGCGAGACTTTCAGGCGTTTGTCCGGGAAGCCCATCGTCGCGGATTACGCGTGATTACTGAATTAGTGGTGAATCACACCTCGGATCAACATCCCTGGTTTCAGCGCGCGCGGAAAGCCCCACCCGGCAGCAAATGGCGGAATTGGTACGTGTGGAGTGAGACCCCGGATCTCTATTCCGACACCCGCATTATTTTTAAAGATACCGAACATTCGAATTGGGCCTGGGACCCCGTGGCCAAGGCGTATTACTGGCATCGTTTTTTTTCTCATCAGCCGGACTTGAATTACGACAACCCTGAGGTGCAAAAGGCGATCTTTGAGGTCCTGGATTTCTGGCTGGATCTGGGTGTGGATGGCTTGCGACTGGATGCCGTGCCCTATCTCTTCGAGCGGGAAGGGACCAATTGCGAAAACCTCCCGGAAACGCATGCGTTTCTCAAAACATTAAGAACGCACGTCGATAAAAAATTCAAAAACCGTTTCTTTCTCGCGGAAGCCAATCAATGGCCGGAAGACGCCGCGGCATATTTCGGGAAGGGCGATGAATGTCACATGAACTTTCATTTTCCCTTGATGCCCCGCCTGTTCATGTCGATGCAAATGGAAGATCGGTTCCCGATTATCGATATTTTGGATCAGACTCCCGCGATCCCGGAATCCTGCCAATGGGGACTTTTTTTACGTAATCACGATGAACTCACACTTGAAATGGTCACGGATGAAGAACGGGATTATATGTACCGCGTCTTCGCCCATGATAAGCAGGCCAGGATCAATCTGGGAATCCGGCGGCGATTAACTCCGCTCCTGGGCAATGACCGGAAAAAGATTGAACTGATGTACAGCTTGTTATTTTCGATGCCGGGTACACCGGTCATCTATTACGGGGAAGAGATCGGGATGGGAGATAATTTTTATTTAGGCGACCGAAACGGGGTCCGGACTCCCATGCAATGGAGTGCGGACCGCAATGCCGGATTTTCCTATGGCAATCCGCAGAAGCTCTATCTTCCGATTATCATTGACCCTGAATATCATTACGAAGCCGTTAACGTCGAACTCCAACAAAACAACGCACAGTCGCCCCTCTGGTGGATGAAGCGCATCGTCTCCTTGCGTAAACGCTATAAGGTCTTTGGACGAGGCTCCATTGAATTTCTTCATCCGTCCAACCGGAAAGTCCTGGTCTTCCTCCGGCGGTACCAGGACGAAACCATTCTGGTGGCCGTGAACTTATCCCGGCACGCCCAATGGGTCGAACTTGATCTCGCTGAATTCAAAGGACGACGTCCCATGACCTTGTTCGGACGGAGTAAATTCCCAGCCATTGGCGATTTGCCTTATCTGCTCACGCTGAGCGGACACGCCTTTTACTGGTTTGCCTTGGACCCCGTTGAATCCAAACAACTTGAGGCTCAGGGAAAGGCGGACCACGGCTTACCCACCATCACGATCTCCAAAGATTGGGATAATCTCATCCAGAAACGGGAAAAAGCCAAACTCGAAAATGCGTTACCCCAGTACTTACAAGGCCGACGGTGGTTTGGCGGCAAAGCCCGCACCATGCAATTTGTGGAAATCACCGAAACGATCCCTCTCCCGCAGGAAGATCCTTTGGCCGTCCTCGCGCTCATCCGCGTGGAATACACCGAGGGAGAACCGGAGATATACCTCTTACCCTTGCAGTATCTTCCGGCCGATCGTATGGCCCCACTCGTGGACTCTCCGGCAGCCATTGCACGCGTGCGAGTCAAAATGAAAGACGGTGAGCAGGAAGGCCTTCTGATCGATGCTATGTGGGATCGGGAGTTTCAAAAAATGCTGTTGGATAGTATTTCCCGAAACCGCCGGTTCAATGGTCCGGCGGGCGATTTGGCCACTCAAGCCACGAAAATCTTTCGTCGGCAGCTCCAGAAAGAGGTCCCGACCCTTGAACCAAACCTGTTAAAGGGTGAACAAAGCAACTCCTCGGTCTTGTTTGGACATGACTTCATTTTAAAACTCTACCGCCGGGCTGAAGTCGGCGTGAATCCTGACTTTGAAATCGGACGGTTTTTAACCAATAAAGGATTTCCGCACATTGCCCCCCTGGCTGGAGCCATCGAATATCAACGGGACAATGGCGACCTCCTGACATTTGGTATCTTACAGAAATTTATTCAAAACGAAGGAGACGCCTGGAAATACACGTTAGATGAACTGAGTCGATATCTGGAAGAAGCGCTCACGCATCCCACAGCCATCACCACCTCATCAATTCCTCAAAAATCTCTGATGGCTCTGGTAGACGAGGAGATACCGACCGGCGCCCGTGAATGGATTGGCCCGTATCTGGAAGAAGCCCGGTTGTTGGGCCTTCGAACAGGAGAACTGCACGCCGCGCTCGCCTCCGATTTCGAAGATCCCGAGTTTAAACCAGAACCGTTTACCGATTTTTACCGGCGGGGTCTATATCAGAGCATGCTGGGAACGGTCAACATGAACTTTCCTCTTCTTCGCACTCAGGTCAAAGGGCTTCAGGATCCTGTGCAATCCATTGCAAAAAATGTATTGGAGGGAGAAGGCCGCTTACGCAAACGTCTGTTAACCATACGGGACCGGAAACTCACCTGCACCCGCATCCGGTGCCATGGCGACTACCATCTCGGCCAGGTGCTCTATACCGGAAAAGATTTCATCATCATCGATTTTGAAGGCGAACCGGCCAGGCCCTTGAATGTCAGACGACTGAAGGAATCGCCTTTGCGGGACGTGGCGGGCATGTTGCGATCCTTTCATTACGCGGCGCATGCCTCCTCTATTGGATTGGTCGAGGGCGTTCGACCGGAAGACTTTTCTTTGCTTGAACCTTGGGCCCGCTATTGGCAGATATGGGTCAGCGTCAGCTACCTCAAGGCGTACCTATCCATTAAAGAAGTCCGTGACATTCTTCCCCCGTCATCGGACGACATCCAAATTTTGCTGAATGGATATTTACTTCAGAAAGCGATCTATGAGCTCGGCTATGAACTCAATAATCGGCCCCATTGGGTGCGTATTCCCCTGGATGGCATTCTCCAAATTTTAGAAGTGGACTGA
- a CDS encoding DUF3015 family protein → MSTYFRHLYRFLKRPRLAPTHLCLSSETVEWDLRENRKPFFFHSIRGLCVAMLMGGFLTGCITDATVDLTKAPFDASTELTDASTDSITRLTDGTSQATSDLTEPTREFLSSTTPGAWFNADGMLNPDHKKIAFVVVNFDNLQEDISRGSGEYLVSLSVLMGIPPETRDNFLQSAQRQHAFIFDESQSRPESFRRLIKTLRVTSPYS, encoded by the coding sequence ATGAGTACTTATTTCCGTCATTTATATCGTTTTCTTAAAAGGCCGCGGCTCGCACCGACACACCTCTGTCTCTCGTCCGAAACTGTCGAATGGGATCTACGGGAAAACCGGAAGCCGTTTTTCTTCCATTCCATACGGGGGTTGTGTGTGGCCATGCTCATGGGCGGGTTCTTAACTGGATGTATTACCGATGCCACGGTTGATTTGACCAAGGCCCCGTTTGATGCTTCCACCGAGCTGACTGACGCCTCGACAGATTCGATTACCAGACTGACCGACGGGACCAGTCAAGCGACATCCGATCTCACCGAGCCCACCAGAGAATTTCTTTCCAGCACGACACCCGGAGCATGGTTCAATGCGGATGGCATGCTCAACCCTGATCATAAAAAGATTGCGTTTGTGGTCGTCAACTTTGACAATTTGCAAGAGGACATATCCAGGGGATCTGGAGAATATCTGGTCTCTCTGTCCGTGTTAATGGGTATCCCACCAGAAACGCGAGACAATTTCTTACAATCCGCACAACGCCAACATGCCTTTATTTTTGATGAGAGCCAATCCCGGCCGGAATCGTTTAGACGTCTGATCAAAACGTTACGCGTGACGTCACCCTACTCGTAA
- a CDS encoding CsbD family protein, with protein sequence MNGDQRKGEWKQFKGELKQRYGKFTDDALQQIEGIDLTILGKVQERYGDKKDELPNGASRMRLKSQSKRPADE encoded by the coding sequence ATGAACGGCGATCAACGCAAAGGAGAATGGAAGCAGTTCAAAGGTGAACTCAAGCAGCGGTATGGCAAGTTCACCGATGATGCCTTGCAGCAGATTGAAGGAATTGACCTCACGATCCTCGGCAAGGTGCAGGAGCGGTATGGTGACAAAAAGGATGAACTCCCGAATGGCGCAAGCCGTATGCGGTTGAAATCACAAAGCAAAAGACCTGCTGACGAGTAA
- a CDS encoding DUF4398 domain-containing protein: MTGCQDPPIHELHKARQAVEHARREGALIFAPDLYSLAESELTIGEEEFLAQTRKMFWARDYSMATRLIMLAQTDAHQALSLAKEEKQKSSMADRNPPPHLSVHSHLEGHRLTKGDLFFQDHERRNSSQAR, translated from the coding sequence ATGACCGGCTGTCAGGATCCCCCGATTCACGAATTACACAAAGCCCGTCAAGCGGTGGAACATGCCAGGAGGGAAGGAGCCTTGATTTTCGCACCTGATCTCTACAGTTTAGCGGAAAGTGAGCTGACAATCGGAGAAGAAGAATTTCTTGCACAAACCAGAAAAATGTTCTGGGCTCGAGATTATTCCATGGCCACCCGATTAATTATGTTGGCACAAACGGATGCCCATCAAGCCCTCTCCCTGGCCAAAGAGGAAAAACAGAAATCTTCCATGGCAGACAGAAATCCTCCACCTCATCTTTCAGTCCACAGCCACCTTGAGGGGCACCGTCTGACCAAGGGGGACCTGTTCTTTCAGGACCACGAAAGGAGGAATAGTTCTCAAGCTCGGTGA